One Candidatus Methylomirabilota bacterium DNA segment encodes these proteins:
- a CDS encoding TatD family hydrolase: MRRARRATRTALLLGIIAISLCGTPPTSVAADYTGPLIDAHSHVPSATAIDAYVAAMKRHNVAKVVLLGVGGVQKDDSAWIAGAARKYPDRVIPGLPLPDPTSAAAAARLDDELGKKQARVVGEVHVRQVSRKIDRNPGEPAFVKVLEVAARHQAPVVIHDELDPRAAAALEAALKAQPGATIILAHGGSASPALLEALLRRHPKLMVDLSGMHFQRTPHLATEEGPLDPSWKALIEERPDRFLMGIDLWAPRLFEPAMLDRLMKWTRRVLGELRPEVAQRVAYTNAATLFGVK; the protein is encoded by the coding sequence ATGCGCCGGGCCAGGCGCGCCACCAGGACGGCGCTGCTGCTCGGGATCATCGCGATCTCGCTCTGCGGCACCCCGCCCACGAGCGTGGCTGCCGACTACACCGGCCCGCTCATCGACGCCCATTCCCACGTGCCCAGCGCGACTGCCATCGACGCCTACGTCGCCGCCATGAAGCGGCACAACGTGGCCAAGGTCGTGCTGCTCGGCGTGGGCGGCGTGCAGAAGGACGATTCGGCCTGGATCGCCGGGGCGGCCCGGAAGTATCCCGACCGCGTGATTCCCGGATTACCTCTGCCCGACCCCACCAGTGCGGCCGCGGCCGCGCGCCTCGACGACGAGCTCGGCAAGAAGCAAGCGCGCGTGGTGGGCGAAGTCCACGTGCGCCAGGTCTCGCGCAAGATCGATCGCAATCCCGGGGAGCCGGCGTTCGTGAAGGTGCTCGAGGTCGCCGCGCGCCACCAGGCGCCCGTCGTCATCCACGACGAGCTGGACCCCCGGGCGGCGGCCGCGCTCGAGGCCGCGCTGAAGGCCCAGCCTGGGGCCACCATCATCCTGGCCCACGGCGGGAGCGCCTCACCGGCGCTGCTGGAGGCGTTGCTCCGGCGCCATCCGAAGCTCATGGTGGATCTCTCGGGGATGCACTTTCAGCGCACCCCCCACCTCGCCACCGAGGAGGGTCCGCTCGATCCTTCGTGGAAGGCGCTCATCGAGGAGCGGCCCGACCGGTTCCTGATGGGCATCGACCTGTGGGCGCCGCGTCTGTTCGAGCCGGCGATGCTCGATCGCCTGATGAAGTGGACGCGCCGGGTCCTCGGCGAGCTGCGGCCCGAGGTCGCCCAGCGCGTCGCCTACACGAACGCCGCAACCCTCTTCGGCGTCAAGTAG
- a CDS encoding AMP-binding protein: MAANPFAESTGGGRLDGIAARHPDREAIVFGRDRSLTLARGLTALGLGPGDKVAVWLPSRPPWFSARQACARIGAVVVALNPRYRAHELSYILAQSDSKALLLTDHFGAIDYRVVRFVKDGPRPPGPHGDEVQRGNLREQALQEMTR, translated from the coding sequence GTGGCCGCCAACCCGTTCGCGGAGTCTACTGGCGGCGGCCGGCTCGACGGGATCGCCGCGCGCCATCCCGACCGCGAGGCGATCGTCTTCGGCCGCGATCGCTCGCTGACGCTGGCCCGCGGGCTCACGGCGCTGGGCCTCGGCCCCGGCGACAAGGTCGCGGTCTGGCTCCCCAGCCGCCCCCCGTGGTTCAGCGCCCGGCAGGCCTGCGCGCGAATCGGGGCCGTGGTCGTGGCCCTGAACCCCCGCTACCGCGCGCACGAGCTGTCGTACATCCTGGCGCAGTCGGACTCGAAGGCGCTCCTGCTCACCGATCACTTCGGGGCGATCGACTACCGCGTCGTCCGCTTCGTGAAGGACGGGCCCCGCCCGCCGGGGCCCCACGGCGACGAGGTGCAGCGGGGCAACCTGCGCGAGCAGGCGCTCCAGGAGATGACACGATGA